A stretch of Phoenix dactylifera cultivar Barhee BC4 chromosome 16, palm_55x_up_171113_PBpolish2nd_filt_p, whole genome shotgun sequence DNA encodes these proteins:
- the LOC103710187 gene encoding GATA transcription factor 18-like isoform X1, giving the protein MSVASSPDTQMYGHDGASGDGSAGAGGIEGGSGVEMMEVATTAAEPAPDQDHLADAVDAAVPLMSATSNQLTLLFQGEVYVFDSVTPEKVQAVLLLLGGCEVPTGIAGMAVPCHQDDRGYDDILRRTNIPAKRIASLIRFREKRKERNFDKKIRYNVRKEVALRMQRRKGQFAGKANPQEGASASSSVDPARSSTQDEPPRESKCQNCGISEKMTPAMRRGPAGPRSLCNACGLMWANKGTLRSPAKVKMSIRSPANPNEHGEAVDSEFGTDHKTLVDTSNNHDSVVNTADIVAEGIPAGLRQDMEEDLKTEISQTIPNFFLHPCAWISKQSLHNPIVDLCEGR; this is encoded by the exons ATGTCGGTCGCGAGCTCGCCGGATACCCAGATGTACGGTCACGACGGCGCGTCCGGCGACGGCAGCGCCGGCGCCGGCGGCATCGAGGGCGGGTCCGGGGTCGAGATGATGGAAGTGGCCACCACCGCCGCGGAGCCGGCGCCGGATCAGGACCACCTTGCGGACGCCGTCGACGCGGCCGTGCCGCTCATGAGCGCCACCTCGAACCAGCTCACGCTCTTGTTCCAGGGCGAGGTATATGTCTTCGATTCCGTCACGCCCGAAAAG GTGCAAGCTGTGTTATTACTGCTAGGAGGGTGTGAAGTACCAACTGGTATAGCTGGCATGGCAGTACCCTGTCACCAGGATGACAGG GGTTATGATGATATACTACGACGAACAAATATTCCTGCAAAAAGGATTGCTTCGCTGATTAGGTTCCGGGAAAAGCGCAAAGAAAGAAATTTTGATAAGAAAATCCGGTATAATGTCCGCAAGGAGGTTGCTCTCAG AATGCAGCGTCGGAAAGGGCAATTTGCTGGGAAGGCAAATCCCCAGGAAGGGGCATCTGCTTCATCAAGTGTTGATCCTGCTCGGAGCTCAACCCAAGATGAGCCTCCTCGAGAATCAAA GTGTCAGAATTGTGGCATTAGTGAAAAGATGACACCAGCAATGCGTCGTGGACCGGCTGGTCCTAGATCTCTTTGCAATGCTTGTGGACTAATGTGGGCAAACAAG GGTACTTTGAGGAGCCCCGCTAAGGTGAAAATGAGTATTCGGAGCCCTGCCAATCCAAATGAACAT GGTGAAGCTGTGGATTCAGAATTCGGAACCGACCACAAAACACTTGTTGACACATCAAACAATCATGACTCAGTTGTAAACACTGCTGATAT AGTGGCGGAGGGTATACCGGCAGGTCTGAGGCAAGACATGGAGGAAGACCTGAAGACCGAAAT atctcaaaccattccaaatttctttcttcatCCGTgcgcatggatttcaaagcaaTCATTGCACAATCCAATAGTAGATTTatgcgaaggaaggtga
- the LOC103710187 gene encoding GATA transcription factor 18-like isoform X2, whose translation MSVASSPDTQMYGHDGASGDGSAGAGGIEGGSGVEMMEVATTAAEPAPDQDHLADAVDAAVPLMSATSNQLTLLFQGEVYVFDSVTPEKVQAVLLLLGGCEVPTGIAGMAVPCHQDDRGYDDILRRTNIPAKRIASLIRFREKRKERNFDKKIRYNVRKEVALRMQRRKGQFAGKANPQEGASASSSVDPARSSTQDEPPRESKCQNCGISEKMTPAMRRGPAGPRSLCNACGLMWANKGTLRSPAKVKMSIRSPANPNEHGEAVDSEFGTDHKTLVDTSNNHDSVVNTADIVAEGIPAGLRQDMEEDLKTEMKVQHLV comes from the exons ATGTCGGTCGCGAGCTCGCCGGATACCCAGATGTACGGTCACGACGGCGCGTCCGGCGACGGCAGCGCCGGCGCCGGCGGCATCGAGGGCGGGTCCGGGGTCGAGATGATGGAAGTGGCCACCACCGCCGCGGAGCCGGCGCCGGATCAGGACCACCTTGCGGACGCCGTCGACGCGGCCGTGCCGCTCATGAGCGCCACCTCGAACCAGCTCACGCTCTTGTTCCAGGGCGAGGTATATGTCTTCGATTCCGTCACGCCCGAAAAG GTGCAAGCTGTGTTATTACTGCTAGGAGGGTGTGAAGTACCAACTGGTATAGCTGGCATGGCAGTACCCTGTCACCAGGATGACAGG GGTTATGATGATATACTACGACGAACAAATATTCCTGCAAAAAGGATTGCTTCGCTGATTAGGTTCCGGGAAAAGCGCAAAGAAAGAAATTTTGATAAGAAAATCCGGTATAATGTCCGCAAGGAGGTTGCTCTCAG AATGCAGCGTCGGAAAGGGCAATTTGCTGGGAAGGCAAATCCCCAGGAAGGGGCATCTGCTTCATCAAGTGTTGATCCTGCTCGGAGCTCAACCCAAGATGAGCCTCCTCGAGAATCAAA GTGTCAGAATTGTGGCATTAGTGAAAAGATGACACCAGCAATGCGTCGTGGACCGGCTGGTCCTAGATCTCTTTGCAATGCTTGTGGACTAATGTGGGCAAACAAG GGTACTTTGAGGAGCCCCGCTAAGGTGAAAATGAGTATTCGGAGCCCTGCCAATCCAAATGAACAT GGTGAAGCTGTGGATTCAGAATTCGGAACCGACCACAAAACACTTGTTGACACATCAAACAATCATGACTCAGTTGTAAACACTGCTGATAT AGTGGCGGAGGGTATACCGGCAGGTCTGAGGCAAGACATGGAGGAAGACCTGAAGACCGAAAT GAAAGTGCAGCACCTTGTGTGA